The following are from one region of the Candidatus Methanosuratincola sp. genome:
- a CDS encoding SdrD B-like domain-containing protein: protein ITFPYTLQPGETLKGTYTAALPDASPRTNYVTIQVEYMEQSFEYTAEADVIFGGPTTIVNDEINVDDTNGYSWVFNSSGSATYDKTFSVAGTYENTATIRETGQSDSASVTVYVYELEVGKDAKTSYTRTYHWTIDKGGNETSLTLRVGETSTVDYEVTVDATYTDSDWAVSGNITVYNPAPIAANITSITDIVSPDIVASVDFGGITFPYTLQPGETLKGTYTAALPDASARINTATVTLQNYARYAESAEPLGTTDFTATAGVDFSSAEVTEIDECIDVTDDIYGSLGTVCYCGAPETFTYSLTVGPYASPGNYEFVNTASFATNDRNEKGSDSWTVEVTVTALRICGYKYYDANVNGVWDEGEPAIEGFRIELSDAYGNLLDTTHTDDSGYYCFELSNAGTYVVSEVMPSGWWVNTTAAVREVIVSGDETSCIRVDFGNVCLEEGYGGRTIGFWSNKNGQALITSDDIDELNGLNLYKPSGWAYPPFTDKSQIRTYLLSANAKEMKWMLSAQLIGTVLNARHGLDGSTVVYVGPSAYVPSGFITIHAIVENANAALLGSNKSEQGYWKSLLDYVNNNQLPFVCREPCEVVYP from the coding sequence GCATCACCTTCCCGTACACGTTACAACCAGGGGAAACCCTGAAGGGGACCTATACCGCCGCGCTGCCCGACGCCAGCCCCAGAACAAATTACGTAACGATACAGGTCGAGTATATGGAGCAAAGCTTCGAATACACTGCAGAAGCGGACGTCATATTCGGCGGTCCAACTACCATCGTCAATGACGAGATAAACGTCGATGACACCAACGGCTATTCGTGGGTATTTAACTCGAGCGGGTCTGCCACTTACGATAAGACATTCTCCGTAGCAGGCACATATGAAAACACGGCGACAATCAGGGAGACCGGACAGAGCGACAGCGCCTCGGTTACAGTTTATGTCTACGAACTTGAAGTCGGAAAGGACGCAAAAACCTCGTACACCCGGACATACCACTGGACTATAGACAAAGGAGGCAACGAGACCTCTCTGACCCTGCGAGTCGGAGAAACATCCACGGTCGATTATGAAGTGACCGTAGACGCCACATACACCGACAGCGACTGGGCTGTCTCCGGCAACATAACCGTGTATAACCCTGCGCCCATCGCGGCGAACATAACCTCCATCACCGACATCGTCTCGCCAGACATCGTCGCCAGCGTCGACTTCGGCGGCATCACCTTCCCGTACACGTTACAACCAGGGGAAACCCTGAAGGGGACCTATACCGCCGCGCTGCCCGACGCCAGCGCCCGCATTAACACGGCAACCGTGACTCTGCAGAATTATGCCCGCTATGCGGAATCTGCTGAACCTCTTGGGACAACGGACTTTACGGCTACGGCTGGTGTCGATTTCAGCTCTGCAGAAGTCACCGAGATCGACGAGTGCATAGACGTGACCGACGACATTTACGGGAGCCTTGGCACCGTCTGCTACTGCGGTGCGCCGGAGACCTTCACGTATTCTCTCACTGTAGGGCCGTACGCCTCTCCCGGTAACTACGAGTTCGTCAACACCGCCTCTTTCGCTACCAATGACCGTAATGAGAAGGGAAGTGATTCTTGGACCGTTGAAGTGACAGTCACGGCTTTAAGAATATGCGGTTACAAGTACTACGATGCCAACGTGAACGGCGTTTGGGACGAGGGCGAGCCGGCAATCGAAGGCTTCAGGATCGAGCTAAGCGACGCTTACGGCAACTTGCTGGACACCACCCACACAGACGACTCTGGCTATTACTGCTTTGAGTTATCCAATGCAGGCACTTACGTCGTCAGCGAGGTGATGCCTTCCGGCTGGTGGGTGAACACCACCGCAGCCGTACGCGAAGTCATAGTCTCGGGCGACGAAACCAGTTGTATAAGAGTCGACTTCGGGAACGTCTGCCTCGAGGAGGGATACGGCGGAAGGACAATCGGTTTCTGGTCTAACAAGAACGGACAGGCACTCATCACATCCGATGACATAGATGAACTCAACGGACTAAACCTCTACAAGCCTTCCGGATGGGCTTACCCGCCTTTCACTGACAAGTCCCAAATCAGGACGTATCTGCTCAGCGCCAACGCAAAGGAGATGAAGTGGATGCTCTCTGCCCAGCTGATAGGGACAGTGCTGAACGCACGCCACGGTCTAGACGGATCGACTGTCGTGTACGTGGGCCCCTCTGCCTACGTGCCATCGGGTTTCATAACTATACATGCGATTGTTGAGAACGCAAACGCCGCGCTTCTCGGGAGCAATAAGAGTGAGCAGGGCTACTGGAAGTCGCTCCTTGACTATGTGAACAACAACCAGCTTCCATTCGTCTGCAGAGAGCCGTGCGAAGTAGTATACCCGTAG